In one window of Tripterygium wilfordii isolate XIE 37 chromosome 1, ASM1340144v1, whole genome shotgun sequence DNA:
- the LOC119998136 gene encoding wall-associated receptor kinase-like 14, which yields MSLRLQPTIFVFVISIFWVTLIGAHSCSNSCGTGKSAKSVPYPFGFSSGCLIRLNCSSGAVKIENFDVLNITPNGILVHLPQNCRRPINSIKPLFGSNYALARQNSLLFQNCIGSFNTCVIPTSMISPQFDLQRCNSNKNNVTSCVSPEVNKGIDVLSYETVNRTPCAVLFSSFLFSSISFDSEYSLQFQRIELGWWLNGPCSAAKHCHRNAHCTNITLSNGNGYRCRCKPGFEGDGFADGDGCRKNCNSSKYMVGQCGRITKVGVLVGGIVAGAVSMILLGIACFFIRHRFTLKDQLRAKRLICEAAGNSNVPCYPYKEIERATNFFSEKQMLGTGAYGTVYAGKLHDEWVAVKMFRHRDTGSIDQVMNEIKLLSSVSHPNLVRLLGCCVEEGEPILIYEFMPNGTLSHHLQRERGKGLPWTIRLTIAAETANAIAYLHSAVNPPIYHRDIKSSNILLDYNYNSKVADFGLSRLGMTESSLISTAPQGTPGYLDPEYHQYFHLSDKSDVYSFGVVLVEIITALKVVDFSRPHSEVNLAALAVDRIGSGCVDEIIDPYVEPHRDAWTLLSIHNVAELAFRCLSYHRDMRPTMMEVAEELEQIRLSAWVPASPAASSCSFSDHGSEASMGGMSVKESAVGNMRLVLLPRATECLHPLEEVKERSPVSVHNPWLSEQSSASTNSLLNNIIQ from the exons ATGAGTCTTCGTCTCCAACCAACAATTTTCGTGTTCGTTATTTCAATTTTCTGGGTTACTTTAATCGGAGCTCACAGCTGCAGTAATTCCTGTGGAACAGGAAAATCTGCTAAGTCCGTACCATACCCATTTGGGTTCTCTTCTGGTTGCCTGATCCGATTGAACTGTAGCTCCGGCGCAGTCAAAATCGAAAATTTTGATGTCCTGAACATTACCCCCAACGGCATCCTAGTCCATCTCCCGCAGAATTGCCGCCGACCCATCAACTCAATTAAGCCGCTTTTTGGTAGTAATTACGCTCTGGCAAGGCAGAACAGTCTGCTTTTCCAAAATTGTATTGGTTCGTTTAATACGTGTGTTATTCCGACGAGTATGATCAGTCCCCAATTCGACTTACAGAGATGCAATTCTAATAAAAACAACGTCACTAGCTGCGTCTCTCCGGAGGTTAATAAGGGAATTGATGTATTGAGTTACGAGACCGTGAACAGGACTCCGTGCGCGGTCTTGTTCTCTTCGTTCTTGTTCTCTTCGATTTCCTTTGACTCGGAGTACTCGCTCCAGTTTCAGAGGATTGAGTTGGGATGGTGGCTTAATGGGCCGTGTTCTGCTGCTAAACATTGTCACCGAAATGCACATTGCACGAATATTACGCTCTCCAATGGTAACGGGTACAGATGCCGGTGTAAACCAGGTTTTGAAGGTGATGGGTTCGCCGACGGCGATGGTTGTCGGAAAA ATTGCAATTCTTCAAAGTATATGGTAGGCCAATGTGGACGAATTACTAAAGTTGGTGTTCTTGTTGGAG GAATTGTTGCTGGAGCTGTGTCAATGATTCTTCTGGGTATTGCATGTTTTTTTATCCGCCATCGATTCACCTTGAAAGATCAACTAAGAGCAAAACGCCTTATATGTGAAGCTGCTGGCAATTCTAATGTTCCATGTTATCCATATAAGGAAATTGAAAGAGCCACCAATTTCTTCTCGGAGAAACAAATGCTGGGAACTGGTGCCTATGGTACAGTTTATGCAGGAAAACTCCACGACGAGTGGGTTGCTGTCAAGATGTTCAGACATAGAGATACCGGTAGCATTGATCAAGTCATGAATGAAATTAAGCTCCTTTCCTCTGTGAGCCATCCAAATCTAGTCCGCCTCTTAGGTTGCTGTGTAGAGGAAGGCGAGCCAATTCTTATCTATGAATTCATGCCTAATGGGACACTTTCTCACCATCTACAAAGAGAACGAGGCAAAGGGCTTCCATGGACGATACGGCTTACCATTGCAGCTGAAACTGCTAATGCTATTGCCTATCTCCACTCTGCTGTAAACCCACCAATTTACCACCGAGATATCAAATCCAGCAATATACTCTTGGATTACAACTACAACTCAAAGGTAGCAGATTTCGGTCTTTCCAGACTTGGTATGACTGAATCATCCCTCATCTCAACGGCCCCACAAGGGACTCCAGGCTATCTTGATCCTGAATATCATCAATACTTCCATCTATCAGATAAAAGCGATGTCTACAGTTTCGGGGTAGTTCTTGTCGAGATCATAACTGCATTGAAAGTGGTCGATTTCTCTCGTCCTCACAGTGAGGTGAATTTGGCTGCACTTGCTGTTGATAGGATTGGGAGCGGTTGTGTGGATGAAATCATAGATCCATACGTTGAACCACATAGGGATGCTTGGACTCTCTTGTCTATTCATAACGTGGCCGAACTGGCATTTAGATGTCTTTCATATCATAGGGACATGAGGCCAACTATGATGGAAGTGGCAGAAGAGCTTGAACAGATAAGACTTAGCGCATGGGTTCCTGCATCACCGGCAGCATCCTCTTGCTCATTCTCTGACCATGGAAGCGAGGCATCAATGGGAGGTATGTCTGTGAAGGAGTCGGCGGTAGGCAATATGAGACTGGTTCTTCTACCTAGAGCAACTGAATGTCTGCATCCGCTAGAGGAAGTGAAGGAAAGGTCTCCCGTTTCGGTGCACAATCCTTGGCTAAGTGAACAGAGTTCAGCTTCAACAAACAGTTTGTTGAATAATATAATTCAATGA
- the LOC119998146 gene encoding protein HGV2: MVEEAPASESSVTVALEQLPHTETSIEATIESVAVGGTTDSTCNNNNNNNNNVEISAPTSEGDHEKSLESAAELTEKGTKALRENDYGEAADCLSRALEIRVAYHGELSLECVHSYYQYGRALLYKAQEEADPLATVPKKEGDPPKESDKEGSVKDVPNGESSVASVASNVTQDAGLNPQEGVSDDTTGGKDQDEDDEDEDSDAEDLAEADEDESDLDLAWKMLDVARAIAEKHPGDTMDKVDILSALAEVALEREDIETSLSDYEKALSILERLVEPDSRYIAELNFRICLCLEIGCKPKEATLYCQKAISVCKSRLERLTNETKSSAESATSSVASALDESVEQSTNVAVAKRNGVDKQAEIETLTGLLGDLEKKLEDLQTFAQDPKSILAEILGMTSGKGKGGGKSTSLSIMSSSQSPISTSHGSGNFDSPTVSTAHTNGAAGVTHLGVVGRGVKRVQMNTVSAESSPTKKPSLEPSSDKGDASSK, translated from the exons ATGGTTGAAGAAGCCCCTGCCTCGGAATCCTCAGTCACGGTAGCCCTAGAGCAACTCCCTCACACGGAGACCTCCATCGAGGCAACCATCGAATCCGTGGCTGTTGGAGGTACCACCGACTCCActtgcaacaacaacaacaacaacaacaacaatgttGAAATTTCCGCTCCCACCTCTGAGGGAGACCACGAGAAGTCGCTTGAGTCTGCCGCTGAGTTGACCGAGAAAGGAACCAAAGCACTCCGAGAAAACGACTACGGCGAGGCTGCAGACTGTTTAAGCCGGGCGCTAGAGATAAG GGTTGCATATCATGGTGAGCTTTCTCTGGAATGCGTTCACTCATACTATCAATATGGACGTGCACTGCTATACAAAGCACAAGAGGAAGCTGATCCACTGGCTACGGTACCCAAGAAGGAGGGTGATCCTCCTAAGGAATCTGATAAAGAAGGTTCTGTTAAGGATGTTCCGAATGGAGAATCTTCTGTTGCTTCTGTTGCTAGTAATGTTACTCAAGATGCGGGTTTGAATCCACAGGAAGGAGTTTCAGATGACA CTACTGGTGGAAAAGaccaagatgaagatgatgaggatgaggatAGTGATGCTGAGGATCTGGCTGAAGCAGATGAGGACGAGTCTGACCTAGATTTGGCATGGAAAATGCTTGATGTTGCAAGGGCAATTGCTGAAAAACACCCTGGTGACACCATGGATAAAGTGGATATTCTATCAGCTCTTGCAGAAGTTGCATTGGAAAGAG AGGACATCGAAACTTCTCTGAGTGACTATGAGAAAGCATTATCCATTTTAGAGCGGCTCGTTGAACCAGACAGTCGCTATATTGCTGAACT AAATTTCCGAATATGTTTGTGCCTGGAGATTGGCTGTAAGCCTAAGGAAGCAACTTTGTATTGCCAGAAGGCTATATCTGTTTGCAAGTCACGGCTAGAGCGACTCACAAATGAAACAAAGAGTTCTGCTGAATCTGCAACATCATCAGTTGCTTCGGCATTAGATGAGAGTGTTGAGCAGTCCACCAATGTGGCAGTGGCTAAGAGAAATGGGGTAGATAAACAAGCAGAGATTGAAACACTCACTGGCCTTTTGGGAGATTTAGAAAAGAAG CTTGAAGATCTGCAAACATTTGCCCAGGATCCAAAGTCTATTCTTGCTGAAATCCTGGGGATGACATCAGGTAAGGGAAAAGGTGGTGGAAAAAGTACATCTTTGTCTATAATGAGCTCTTCACAATCACCGATTAGTACTTCTCACGGCAGTGGAAATTTCGACTCTCCAACTGTCTCCACTGCCCACACCAATGGTGCAGCTGGGGTCACACATTTGGGCGTTGTAGGAAGAGGAGTCAAACGCGTGCAGATGAATACAGTTTCTGCAGAATCGAGCCCAACGAAGAAACCCTCACTGGAACCTTCATCGGACAAAGGTGACGCAAGTTCCAAATGA